The proteins below come from a single Methanobacterium petrolearium genomic window:
- the psmA gene encoding archaeal proteasome endopeptidase complex subunit alpha, whose protein sequence is MQPFPAAGYDKGISIFSPDGRLFQVEYAREAVKRGTTSLGVKSSEGIVLVVDKRPSSKLVEPTSIEKIFQIDEHIGAATSGLVADARKLIEQARMESQVNKITFNEPIPVEMLAKKICDMKQMYTQHGGVRPFGSALIIGGVNDNGCRLFETDPSGALIEYKATAIGAGRALAMEVFEKSYSEDMKFPEAMDLALNAIYEATEGKTTKESVEIAVIEEKNHRYRKLTENEIEDHVEELLIRKSKEGEEEEE, encoded by the coding sequence ATGCAACCGTTCCCAGCAGCAGGATATGATAAAGGTATATCTATTTTCAGCCCTGACGGAAGACTTTTTCAAGTTGAGTATGCAAGAGAAGCTGTAAAAAGAGGCACAACTTCATTAGGGGTAAAATCATCCGAGGGGATTGTGCTGGTAGTTGATAAAAGACCCAGCAGCAAACTGGTGGAACCCACCTCCATTGAAAAGATATTCCAAATTGATGAACACATTGGAGCCGCAACTTCTGGACTGGTGGCTGATGCCAGGAAACTCATTGAACAGGCCAGAATGGAATCTCAGGTCAATAAGATCACATTCAACGAACCCATACCAGTGGAAATGCTGGCCAAAAAGATATGTGACATGAAACAGATGTACACCCAGCATGGTGGAGTCAGGCCATTCGGATCTGCCCTGATAATTGGAGGGGTAAATGATAATGGATGCCGACTTTTCGAAACTGACCCCAGTGGTGCTTTAATTGAATACAAAGCCACTGCCATTGGAGCTGGAAGAGCCCTGGCCATGGAAGTCTTCGAAAAAAGCTACAGTGAAGATATGAAATTCCCTGAAGCCATGGATCTGGCATTGAATGCAATCTACGAGGCTACCGAGGGTAAAACCACCAAAGAAAGTGTGGAAATAGCTGTTATAGAAGAAAAGAATCACAGATACCGAAAACTCACTGAAAATGAAATAGAAGATCATGTAGAAGAACTCCTCATCCGCAAATCCAAGGAAGGTGAGGAAGAAGAGGAATAA
- a CDS encoding Rpp14/Pop5 family protein: protein MKLKILPTHLRDKTRYLAFQAISEIPLERDDIISLVSEESKDLYGAYGASKLGIWVVKVWNYPSPGKNMVKGIIRCNREEINAARAIMPTVTRFRGKRVVFQTLGISGTIKAAITKFIKLNAADD, encoded by the coding sequence ATGAAGCTTAAAATTTTGCCTACTCATCTTCGGGATAAAACCAGATATCTGGCATTTCAGGCAATATCGGAAATTCCCCTGGAGAGGGATGACATAATATCTCTGGTTTCAGAAGAATCTAAAGATCTTTACGGAGCTTATGGGGCAAGTAAACTCGGTATATGGGTGGTTAAAGTATGGAATTATCCGTCACCTGGAAAAAATATGGTAAAAGGAATTATCAGATGTAACCGTGAGGAAATAAATGCTGCTAGGGCTATAATGCCAACTGTAACCCGATTTAGAGGAAAAAGAGTAGTTTTCCAAACCCTGGGAATTTCAGGAACCATCAAAGCAGCAATAACAAAGTTTATTAAATTGAATGCAGCAGATGATTAA
- the rnp3 gene encoding ribonuclease P protein component 3: MFFDLHIHANPELAINALKMGYSGMALVLSPQDYEDKSKILKNIKRTINTSPGDDKLNIKFAVEIDAKNSKDLKKQVRKFRKKVDVILVHGGDLKINRAATEDPRVDILSHPYRSRYDSGLNHVLAVKAAENNVSVEINLKYFLLTRPTQRYRVLSQFRQIMKLHRKYNVPVIITSDASSVYDLRHPQDVIALASCFGMTNDEALHALSTVPQNILARNEIRDQIIIPGVRLLKQRSQRDYEA; encoded by the coding sequence ATGTTTTTTGATCTTCATATTCACGCAAACCCTGAATTGGCAATCAATGCCTTAAAAATGGGATATTCTGGAATGGCTCTTGTATTAAGTCCTCAGGATTATGAGGATAAATCCAAAATTCTTAAAAACATCAAAAGAACCATAAACACATCCCCTGGTGATGATAAGCTTAATATCAAGTTTGCCGTGGAAATAGATGCTAAAAACTCTAAAGACCTAAAAAAACAGGTTCGAAAGTTCCGAAAAAAAGTCGACGTGATCCTGGTCCATGGTGGGGATCTTAAGATAAATAGAGCTGCCACTGAAGACCCTCGAGTTGACATTTTAAGCCATCCTTACCGCAGCAGATATGACAGTGGCCTTAACCATGTATTAGCAGTCAAAGCCGCTGAAAACAATGTTTCTGTGGAAATAAATCTTAAATATTTCCTCCTAACCCGTCCTACTCAGCGGTACCGGGTTTTAAGTCAGTTTAGGCAAATTATGAAATTGCATCGTAAATATAATGTTCCAGTCATTATCACCAGTGATGCTAGTTCTGTTTATGATCTACGCCATCCACAGGATGTGATTGCTTTGGCATCCTGTTTTGGAATGACCAATGATGAGGCATTACATGCCTTATCAACAGTTCCTCAGAATATACTGGCAAGAAACGAAATAAGGGACCAGATCATAATTCCAGGTGTTCGTTTGCTAAAACAAAGGAGTCAGAGGGATTATGAAGCTTAA
- a CDS encoding RNA-binding protein gives MIHNLSYRAFVYSTESEEKVREAICTLLPTALPEKEVTEGYHNNPVIILHGKITKKREINDFLEKLRSLKPSVKKKILKELHNRMDDKGNLFLRFDKQCAYLGDLKMVEHGDALHLKLKIAAYPARKEIALEVAQKIFEE, from the coding sequence ATGATACATAACCTCTCATACCGGGCCTTTGTTTACTCAACAGAAAGCGAAGAGAAGGTTAGGGAGGCCATATGTACCCTCCTCCCCACAGCCCTACCTGAAAAAGAAGTCACAGAAGGTTACCATAATAATCCGGTTATTATTCTCCATGGAAAGATCACCAAGAAAAGAGAAATTAATGATTTCCTGGAAAAACTACGTTCATTAAAACCTTCAGTCAAAAAAAAGATTTTAAAAGAACTTCATAACCGTATGGATGATAAGGGAAACCTTTTTCTTAGATTTGATAAACAATGTGCCTATCTGGGGGATTTAAAGATGGTAGAGCACGGTGATGCTTTGCATCTTAAACTTAAAATTGCTGCCTACCCTGCTAGGAAGGAAATAGCCCTTGAGGTAGCTCAAAAAATATTTGAGGAATAA
- a CDS encoding 50S ribosomal protein L15e, whose translation MYNYIKEAWKNPDESYVKELMQERAPQWRRESVINRIDRPTRLDRARSLGYKAKKGYIVVRTRVRRGGRRKTRFTAGRRPKRMGVKKITPKKSIQRIAEERVARRYPNLEVLNSYWLWEDGKFKFFEVILVDPNHPAIKNDPKINWICEKQHTSRAFRGLTSEGKKNRGLYNRGKGAEKLR comes from the coding sequence ATGTACAATTATATCAAAGAAGCCTGGAAAAATCCAGACGAATCTTACGTAAAAGAATTAATGCAAGAAAGAGCTCCTCAATGGAGACGAGAAAGTGTAATTAATAGAATAGACAGGCCAACCCGTCTAGACAGAGCACGATCCCTTGGCTACAAAGCCAAAAAAGGATACATAGTTGTCAGAACTCGAGTACGCCGTGGTGGAAGAAGAAAAACCAGATTCACTGCCGGTCGAAGGCCTAAAAGAATGGGTGTTAAAAAAATAACTCCTAAAAAATCCATCCAGCGCATAGCTGAAGAAAGAGTAGCCCGCAGGTACCCTAACTTGGAAGTGTTAAACTCATACTGGCTCTGGGAAGATGGAAAATTCAAATTCTTCGAAGTAATCTTGGTGGACCCCAACCACCCTGCAATCAAAAATGACCCTAAAATAAACTGGATATGTGAAAAACAGCACACAAGTCGCGCATTCCGTGGTTTAACCAGTGAGGGTAAGAAAAACAGGGGACTTTATAATAGAGGTAAAGGAGCGGAGAAACTAAGGTAA
- a CDS encoding MATE family efflux transporter, whose translation MKGITEGVDLITGDPKHAILKLSGPLIVAMSLTSAYNLVDAIWVSGLGGDALAAVGFVTPLFMILVGLSNGIGAGATSAISRCIGAHNKEGVNNTAMHTLVITIIISAVLTVLLELFLYPILSVMGAGNTIDLAMTYGTVIFASTILMLFNGAAYGILRSEGDTKRTMHAMIIAAVINIILDPILIYLAGWGIAGAAWATLISQGIVSLVIIYWFLKKKDTFATLSWKYFKPDMKVSKSILEVGLPASAEFMVMSAVTAILNAILVIVAGTDAVAIYSAGWRVVMMAIIPMAAIGTSVVTVAGVAYGSRKYENLSIAHNYSMKVGLLVAIITSISTFILAPYIAKIFAYSPETAYLAPTIAAFLQVMCVFYIFVPPGIMSSSIFQGVGKGITSLILTVFRQLLFIAIFSYMLAMTLNFGQQGVWWGIVAGDIAGGIVAYLWARLYISRIQKQV comes from the coding sequence ATGAAAGGGATCACTGAGGGTGTTGACCTGATTACAGGTGACCCTAAACATGCAATCCTAAAACTTTCAGGCCCCCTCATTGTGGCCATGTCATTGACTTCAGCTTATAACCTGGTGGACGCTATCTGGGTTTCTGGTCTGGGTGGAGATGCCCTGGCAGCCGTGGGATTCGTAACACCACTTTTCATGATACTGGTAGGTCTTTCCAATGGCATAGGGGCCGGTGCAACCTCCGCCATCTCCCGTTGCATAGGAGCCCATAACAAGGAAGGTGTAAACAACACGGCCATGCATACTCTGGTTATCACCATCATTATTTCAGCGGTTCTAACCGTATTGCTGGAACTATTTTTATATCCTATTCTTTCAGTTATGGGAGCAGGGAACACCATTGACCTGGCTATGACTTATGGTACTGTCATATTTGCCAGTACTATATTGATGTTGTTTAACGGTGCTGCTTACGGAATCCTGCGTTCAGAAGGAGATACCAAAAGAACCATGCATGCTATGATAATAGCAGCAGTTATCAACATAATTCTTGACCCTATACTCATCTACCTTGCAGGATGGGGTATTGCTGGAGCAGCATGGGCTACCTTAATTTCCCAGGGTATTGTTTCTCTGGTGATAATCTATTGGTTCCTCAAAAAGAAGGACACTTTTGCCACTTTATCCTGGAAATATTTCAAACCCGATATGAAAGTTTCTAAATCCATATTAGAAGTTGGTTTACCCGCCAGTGCCGAGTTCATGGTAATGTCAGCAGTCACCGCCATTTTAAACGCAATACTGGTTATAGTGGCAGGGACCGATGCAGTAGCAATATATTCTGCAGGATGGAGAGTGGTAATGATGGCCATAATACCCATGGCAGCAATCGGAACATCAGTGGTCACTGTTGCCGGCGTTGCCTATGGATCAAGAAAATATGAAAACCTATCCATTGCCCACAACTACTCCATGAAGGTAGGACTGCTAGTGGCCATCATAACCAGCATTTCAACCTTTATATTGGCACCATACATAGCCAAGATATTCGCCTACTCACCAGAAACTGCCTACCTGGCACCAACCATAGCTGCCTTCTTGCAGGTGATGTGTGTATTTTATATCTTCGTACCTCCAGGGATCATGTCCAGTTCCATCTTCCAGGGAGTGGGAAAGGGCATCACCTCTCTCATTCTCACTGTGTTTAGACAGCTACTTTTCATAGCCATATTTTCCTACATGCTGGCAATGACCCTGAACTTTGGCCAGCAGGGTGTATGGTGGGGTATAGTTGCAGGAGACATTGCAGGGGGTATAGTTGCATATCTCTGGGCACGTCTTTACATAAGTAGAATCCAGAAACAAGTTTAA
- a CDS encoding MarR family winged helix-turn-helix transcriptional regulator, translating to MNLTEGQVPCLVALSKKEQLTQDDLAKMFHIDKGTIARSIQKLEDKKLVQRVQDPVNRRRYRLSLTEKGEKIIPEILNAEKKWEDTIFKNFSPEEHSLLVEGVEALAKNSLDISKK from the coding sequence TTGAACCTGACTGAGGGGCAGGTTCCCTGTCTTGTAGCACTCTCCAAAAAGGAGCAGCTCACCCAGGATGATCTGGCAAAGATGTTCCATATTGATAAAGGAACTATTGCTCGTAGCATCCAGAAACTGGAAGACAAAAAACTGGTGCAGAGGGTCCAGGATCCGGTTAATAGAAGGAGATACAGACTATCCCTGACTGAAAAAGGGGAAAAAATCATACCAGAGATCCTCAATGCTGAAAAAAAATGGGAGGATACCATATTTAAGAATTTTTCACCGGAAGAACACTCTCTTTTAGTAGAGGGTGTGGAAGCACTGGCAAAAAACAGTCTGGATATAAGTAAAAAGTAA
- a CDS encoding histidine kinase N-terminal 7TM domain-containing protein, producing MSAKQPILGIILLISAIIVMYLAFYSLRKRSSKFYYYFALLMFSVFFWCLGSAMEFFSADMMAKIFWIKISYIGVATAAPLWFILILEYGQYEKYLKPAYIGTLMVLPLVVIILAFTNDLHGIIWPSITPVSDMTGALLIYAHGLGYWVNIGYSYIMIVLGLVILLRLLMKSPRIYHNQILILMLSGVIPIFFSILYNTDILQIPGLDITPFGLTISGLLIAISIFKFSLLGIRPIAYETLFNTIKNGFMVFDNEDKLIDANPAAGMIGISSDDVGRHVLELLENLPELKEFYQNQDEESVVFAGDPFNIWIRIQSTLLYDNNSFKGHLIVIPDINKLKRVEKDYNDSEERYKNLSELSPDAILVVIGEEIVFANKASATVFGFENPQDLLGKNYFTFHHPDSLEIAKKRLNEVYNEEKFLDFTEEKIIAKDDQVKDIEVGDAPIVYNGRRAVQIVARDISERKKMEEELKNSLKEKDLMMKEIHHRVKNNLMVIQSLLNLQSRYIKDTDARDIFKDSQNRAKSMAMIHESLYQSGDLKRIEFSEYINTLAKNLFYSYAADSKQVEMNINVDEVMLDVNTAIPLGLILTELISNCLKYAFPNDKSGKIEIDFHSYAENGENKLKLTVSDNGVGLPEGFDPKKSDSLGLMLIYSLSDQIGATVTLDTTEGTKFEISFEEKLAYDRG from the coding sequence ATGAGTGCTAAACAACCAATTTTGGGTATAATTTTATTAATAAGTGCCATAATAGTCATGTACTTGGCTTTCTACAGTCTCAGGAAGCGTTCTTCCAAATTTTATTATTATTTCGCACTACTGATGTTTTCTGTATTTTTCTGGTGTTTAGGTTCTGCCATGGAATTTTTCAGCGCAGATATGATGGCCAAAATATTCTGGATAAAAATAAGTTACATTGGAGTAGCCACTGCCGCCCCCTTATGGTTCATTTTGATTTTAGAGTATGGCCAATACGAAAAATATCTCAAACCAGCTTATATAGGTACTTTGATGGTTCTGCCCCTGGTTGTCATAATTCTGGCATTCACCAATGATCTCCATGGGATCATCTGGCCCAGCATCACCCCAGTATCTGATATGACTGGTGCCCTTTTGATCTATGCCCATGGACTGGGATATTGGGTAAATATTGGCTACAGTTATATTATGATTGTCCTGGGATTGGTGATTTTATTACGATTACTAATGAAGTCACCACGGATATACCACAACCAAATCCTGATTTTAATGTTAAGCGGGGTTATCCCCATCTTTTTCAGCATATTGTACAATACCGATATTTTACAGATACCTGGACTGGACATAACTCCATTTGGTCTTACTATTTCAGGATTACTCATAGCAATATCAATATTTAAATTTTCTTTATTAGGAATAAGGCCCATTGCTTATGAAACACTGTTTAATACCATCAAAAATGGATTTATGGTTTTTGATAATGAAGATAAGTTAATAGATGCCAACCCCGCTGCTGGAATGATTGGAATTAGCAGTGATGATGTGGGTCGGCACGTTTTGGAACTATTGGAAAATTTACCTGAATTAAAGGAATTTTATCAGAACCAGGACGAAGAATCTGTAGTGTTTGCAGGAGATCCATTTAACATTTGGATCAGAATACAAAGCACACTTCTCTATGATAATAATTCTTTTAAAGGACATTTAATTGTAATACCGGATATAAACAAACTTAAAAGAGTAGAAAAGGATTACAATGACAGTGAAGAACGTTATAAAAATTTATCTGAACTTTCACCAGATGCAATTTTAGTGGTGATAGGAGAGGAAATTGTTTTTGCTAATAAGGCTTCAGCTACGGTATTCGGATTTGAAAACCCTCAAGATCTTTTAGGTAAAAACTATTTCACTTTTCACCATCCAGATTCACTAGAAATAGCTAAAAAACGTTTAAATGAAGTTTATAATGAAGAAAAGTTTTTAGATTTCACCGAAGAAAAAATCATAGCCAAGGATGATCAGGTCAAGGATATAGAAGTGGGTGATGCCCCAATAGTCTACAATGGCCGCCGTGCTGTTCAGATTGTTGCACGGGATATCAGTGAACGGAAAAAAATGGAGGAAGAACTGAAAAATTCCCTGAAAGAAAAGGATCTCATGATGAAAGAGATTCATCACAGGGTTAAAAATAATTTAATGGTTATTCAGAGCCTTCTTAATCTGCAATCAAGGTATATAAAGGATACAGATGCACGGGATATATTTAAAGATAGTCAAAACCGTGCCAAATCCATGGCAATGATCCATGAAAGTCTCTACCAATCCGGTGATCTAAAACGGATAGAATTCAGTGAATACATAAACACCCTGGCTAAAAACCTTTTTTATAGCTATGCCGCCGATTCGAAACAGGTTGAAATGAATATTAATGTAGATGAAGTCATGCTGGACGTAAACACTGCTATTCCACTGGGGCTGATTTTAACGGAACTAATCTCAAACTGTTTAAAATATGCCTTCCCTAATGATAAGAGTGGCAAAATAGAAATAGATTTCCATTCCTATGCTGAAAATGGCGAAAATAAATTAAAATTAACCGTCAGTGATAATGGAGTTGGACTTCCCGAAGGATTCGACCCTAAAAAGTCAGATTCCCTGGGATTGATGTTAATTTACAGTTTATCAGACCAAATTGGCGCTACAGTTACACTTGATACTACTGAAGGAACAAAATTTGAGATTAGTTTTGAAGAAAAACTTGCATATGACAGGGGTTAA
- a CDS encoding GyrI-like domain-containing protein has protein sequence MNSDPNLPQPKEIRVTGVKTLKLVGCVYYGDPFHSNEEWSTENEIGVTWSRFQRLCYFHDEMLHKEALGDVAYEVHIQPDDYKDTGNFYVYVGVEVKNLDEMPIEMFGKTLPSTKYVVFTFKGEDMFNGGNYIWNEWLPDSKYDESYPYMVLAYDKNRFRGINDPKSEVDFYVPVKLKRPNNE, from the coding sequence ATGAACTCCGATCCAAACCTTCCTCAACCCAAGGAAATTCGAGTTACTGGTGTAAAAACTTTAAAATTAGTGGGTTGTGTTTATTATGGGGATCCATTTCATTCAAATGAAGAATGGAGTACAGAAAACGAGATTGGAGTGACATGGAGTCGGTTTCAGAGGTTATGCTATTTTCATGACGAAATGCTGCATAAAGAAGCATTAGGGGATGTGGCATATGAAGTTCACATCCAACCAGACGATTACAAAGATACTGGGAATTTTTACGTGTATGTGGGAGTTGAAGTTAAAAATCTGGATGAGATGCCCATAGAAATGTTTGGTAAGACACTTCCCTCCACTAAATATGTGGTGTTCACCTTTAAAGGAGAAGATATGTTCAATGGTGGGAATTACATATGGAATGAATGGCTCCCTGATTCAAAATATGATGAATCGTACCCTTACATGGTGTTGGCCTATGATAAAAACAGATTTAGGGGTATTAATGATCCCAAATCAGAAGTTGATTTTTATGTACCTGTGAAGTTAAAAAGACCTAATAATGAGTAG
- the tsaA gene encoding tRNA (N6-threonylcarbamoyladenosine(37)-N6)-methyltransferase TrmO: MKIESKTIEEKQVASISYVGPVEAMGDIINELIDCLMNEGLEITGPPFVVYYTSPMEVSPIEMEYDVGIPFQGKLKDEGKVRVKILPQHRVLSTLHQGPYQEVGSVYGMMMKHIFKEGYEIIGVPREIYLNSPGKVPESELLTEIQFPIIPESTMDDSDSSIEFFNIKQNPESYKIYKIGEVKLEKSKTYLEISDSYLPALEKLAEFSHVMVFWWADKFASDKYRTALRTTLPYATNKQAGIFATRSEYRPNPIALTTCQIIKVDGKKGILEISSIDAFDGTAVIDLKPYIPFFDRVKEPKIPKWLSFLWPQWRSEY, encoded by the coding sequence ATGAAAATTGAATCAAAAACCATTGAAGAAAAACAAGTGGCCAGTATATCTTATGTAGGGCCAGTAGAAGCCATGGGTGATATAATAAATGAATTAATAGACTGTTTAATGAATGAAGGGTTAGAAATCACTGGACCCCCATTTGTTGTTTATTACACCAGTCCAATGGAAGTGTCACCAATAGAAATGGAATATGATGTGGGAATACCATTTCAAGGAAAACTAAAAGACGAAGGCAAGGTTCGTGTGAAAATATTACCACAACACAGGGTTTTATCTACTCTCCACCAGGGGCCCTATCAAGAGGTGGGATCAGTCTATGGAATGATGATGAAACATATATTCAAAGAAGGATATGAAATAATTGGAGTTCCCAGAGAGATCTACTTGAACAGTCCGGGGAAAGTCCCTGAAAGTGAGCTTTTAACTGAGATCCAGTTTCCCATTATTCCTGAATCAACTATGGATGATTCAGATTCGAGTATCGAATTTTTCAACATAAAACAGAATCCAGAGTCATATAAGATATACAAAATTGGAGAGGTTAAACTGGAAAAATCCAAAACATATCTGGAAATTTCAGACTCTTACCTACCTGCATTAGAGAAACTTGCTGAATTCAGTCATGTCATGGTATTTTGGTGGGCTGATAAGTTTGCCAGTGATAAATATAGAACTGCGCTACGCACCACACTTCCCTACGCTACCAACAAACAAGCAGGTATTTTTGCCACCCGTTCTGAATACAGACCCAACCCAATTGCATTAACTACTTGTCAAATAATTAAAGTTGATGGAAAAAAAGGGATATTGGAAATATCAAGCATAGATGCCTTTGATGGCACAGCAGTTATAGATTTAAAGCCATATATTCCTTTTTTTGATAGAGTAAAAGAACCGAAGATTCCAAAATGGCTTTCTTTCCTGTGGCCACAATGGAGATCTGAATACTAA
- a CDS encoding ArsR/SmtB family transcription factor: MDKKNDLNPSQEFLLKSFDEILLILKAMGNSSRLKILILLVNRPLNFQTLLDEMNLKKSALANHLTQLKNLGLVEKIQHGTYGITEDGKRYIFFIEKSFKDSKKVKIKRKEIRQRKNLAKSFLERK, translated from the coding sequence ATGGATAAAAAAAATGATTTAAACCCTTCACAAGAGTTTCTCTTAAAATCCTTTGATGAAATTCTTCTTATTTTAAAAGCCATGGGAAACTCCAGCCGGTTGAAAATACTGATTTTGCTGGTAAATAGACCCCTAAACTTTCAAACACTACTTGATGAAATGAACCTAAAAAAATCCGCCCTGGCCAATCATCTAACTCAGCTAAAGAATTTAGGTCTTGTTGAAAAAATACAACACGGAACCTATGGTATTACAGAAGATGGCAAAAGATACATTTTTTTTATTGAAAAGAGTTTTAAAGATAGTAAAAAAGTAAAAATTAAAAGAAAAGAAATTCGGCAGCGAAAAAATCTTGCAAAATCCTTTTTAGAGCGAAAATAA
- a CDS encoding carboxymuconolactone decarboxylase family protein: MKEDVFYGKGMAHVRKDYPDIFKAVVELNKAAFTGKVLDYRTQKLIALGITAAASDDRAMKKQMMSAMQEFDITRDEIVDVLRVVLLTSGNPPFTKAMKILYDLTE, from the coding sequence ATGAAAGAAGATGTTTTTTATGGTAAAGGCATGGCCCATGTTCGAAAAGACTATCCAGATATCTTTAAAGCAGTCGTTGAGTTGAACAAAGCAGCTTTCACAGGTAAAGTCTTAGATTATCGTACACAAAAGCTGATTGCACTGGGGATAACTGCTGCAGCCTCAGATGATAGGGCAATGAAAAAGCAGATGATGAGTGCCATGCAAGAATTTGACATCACTCGAGATGAGATTGTTGATGTCCTCAGAGTGGTTTTATTAACTTCTGGTAACCCACCATTCACCAAAGCCATGAAAATACTCTATGATCTTACTGAATAA
- a CDS encoding ABC transporter permease has protein sequence MSFLSFIVKNPFRNRTRSILAIVGIAIGIATIVALGIVTDGLKESTESTLKAGQADFTITKANSGGFFSSTLNQSYVGEVQNITGVKEAVGVLVNTYSLNGDAFILMGISPDKLELANINLQEGNAFTSNGSNELILGKRASQSLNKHVGDTVTLFGSDFKITGIYETGNMWEDGGAFLNLEKLQNLTDNQGKVTMIFVKIDNDAQLQDVTDSIEDTYPNKLTTIKSVDDFNRVNKGLSSIDTASWAISLLAILIGGIGVINTMVMSVYERTREIGVLKAVGWKNKRILTMIMGESLVLTIFAALIGIIMGVVAVNLILLSPSVGGFIKPVYSPLTFIKGFGVAILVGLIGGLYPAYRASRLSPTEALRYE, from the coding sequence ATGTCTTTTTTATCTTTCATAGTCAAGAATCCTTTCAGAAACAGAACTCGAAGTATTTTAGCCATTGTTGGAATAGCCATAGGAATTGCCACCATAGTAGCCCTAGGTATTGTAACTGATGGTCTTAAAGAATCCACTGAAAGCACTTTAAAGGCAGGACAGGCTGATTTCACTATTACCAAGGCAAATTCAGGTGGTTTTTTTTCTAGCACCTTGAATCAATCATATGTAGGTGAAGTACAGAATATAACTGGAGTGAAAGAGGCAGTGGGAGTTCTAGTAAATACATATAGCCTTAATGGTGATGCTTTTATTTTAATGGGCATATCCCCCGATAAACTGGAATTGGCGAACATTAACCTCCAGGAAGGAAACGCTTTTACGAGTAACGGCTCAAATGAGCTCATTCTCGGTAAAAGGGCTTCTCAAAGTTTAAATAAACATGTTGGGGACACTGTTACCCTTTTTGGTAGTGATTTTAAGATAACCGGAATCTATGAGACCGGTAACATGTGGGAAGACGGTGGGGCATTCCTGAATCTGGAAAAACTTCAAAACCTCACTGATAATCAGGGCAAAGTCACCATGATATTTGTAAAGATTGACAATGATGCCCAGCTCCAGGATGTGACTGACAGCATCGAAGATACTTATCCTAACAAATTAACCACCATTAAAAGTGTTGATGATTTCAACAGAGTTAATAAAGGTTTAAGTAGTATTGACACGGCATCATGGGCCATATCTCTACTGGCCATTTTAATAGGAGGTATTGGTGTGATAAATACCATGGTTATGTCAGTTTATGAGAGAACCAGAGAAATAGGGGTGTTGAAAGCTGTGGGATGGAAAAATAAAAGAATACTCACCATGATTATGGGAGAATCCCTAGTTTTAACCATTTTCGCAGCCCTCATTGGCATCATCATGGGGGTGGTGGCTGTGAATCTAATATTACTCTCCCCATCAGTGGGAGGATTTATAAAACCAGTTTATTCTCCCCTAACGTTCATTAAGGGCTTTGGTGTGGCGATTTTAGTGGGGCTTATTGGTGGTTTATACCCTGCTTATCGGGCTTCTCGCCTGTCCCCAACCGAGGCACTGCGCTATGAATAG
- the ribC gene encoding riboflavin synthase has translation MIIGICDTTFARYDMASAAINEIKQHVGNNRIIRRTVPGVKDLPVAAKKLIEEEGCEVVMALGMPGPEKIDKICAHEASTGLIQAQLMTNTHILEVFVHEDEGVDEKDLKFLADHRAREHAQNLVKMFFKPGSLEKEAGMGMREGHPDKGPL, from the coding sequence ATGATAATTGGAATCTGCGATACAACCTTTGCCCGTTACGACATGGCATCTGCAGCCATAAACGAGATAAAACAGCATGTGGGCAACAATAGAATAATCAGAAGGACAGTTCCCGGCGTTAAAGACCTTCCTGTGGCAGCAAAAAAGCTCATTGAAGAAGAAGGCTGTGAAGTGGTAATGGCCCTGGGCATGCCCGGTCCTGAGAAGATCGATAAAATATGTGCTCATGAGGCATCTACCGGATTAATACAGGCCCAGCTCATGACCAACACGCACATACTGGAAGTGTTTGTCCATGAAGATGAAGGTGTAGATGAAAAGGACCTTAAATTCCTGGCAGATCACCGTGCCCGTGAACACGCACAGAATCTGGTTAAAATGTTTTTCAAACCAGGATCTCTAGAAAAAGAGGCAGGTATGGGTATGAGGGAAGGCCATCCTGACAAAGGACCATTATAA